The region ATCGGCCTCGTCCATCGCCACGAAAGGCGAGCCGATATAGCCGAGATCCGCGCCCAGGACCCGTGCGGCCAGAAGCGCTTCTCCCGTGGAAACGGCCCCGGCCAGCAGCAGCGGCCCATCGAACCACTCGCGGATTTCCCGGACCAGCGCAAAGGGCGACTGCGGACCGCCATGCCCTCCGGCACCCGCGGCGACCGCAATCAGCCCGTCGGCACCCTTTGCGATCGCCTTTTTCGCATAGGTGTTGTTGATGACATCGTGGAGCGCGATACCACCGCAGGAATGGGCGGCCTCGTTCACCTCGACCCGCGCGCCCATGGAGGTGATCCAGACGGGCACTTTCCAGCGGGTGCAGATATCGATGTCCCGCTCCAGCCGCTCGTTGGACCGGTGGACGATCTGGTTAACCGCGAAAGGTGCCGCCGGCCGGTCGGGATTGTGCTGATTGTAGCGGTCGAGCTCCTCGGTGATCCGCTTCAGCCAGACCTCCAGCATGACGGGACCGCCCGGTTCATCCCGGGCGTTGAGCGCCGGAAAGCTGCCGATTATGCCGGCCTTGCACTGGGCGATGACCAGGTCCGGACAGGAAACGATGAAAAGCGGCGCCGCCGCGGCGGGTAGCCTCAGGTTCTGCAGCACTTTCGGCAGTGCCCTGGCTTTCAACATCTTGTCATTCCTCCACACGGTCATCGAGGTGGAACCGGTTCATCCAGTCGGCGACCAGCGCCGGCCGCCTGCCGCCTTCGATCTCCACCGTTGCCTGCCAGGTGATGTCGATCTCGCCCGGCCTCGGCCGTTTCAGCGCCGCCAGCACGAACCGTCCACGGACGCGCGATCCGGCCCGGACCGGCGTCAGGAAGCGGACCCGGTCGAAACCGTAGTTGATGCCCATGGCGGCGCCGTCGATCTTCGGCTGCGCTTCCAGTCCCATGACGGAGAGCAGCGACAGGGTCAGAAAGCCGTGGGCGATCGTTCCGCCGAAGAGGGTTGCGGCGGCCCGGTCCGGATCGACATGGATGAACTGATGATCTCCGGTGACCTCCGCGAAGGCATCGATCCGGGCCTGGTCGATCAGATACCAGGAAGACACGCCTGCCTCCCTGCCTGTCATCTCCTGCAAGGCGTCGACCGAAAGCACGCGCACTGCCGTCACTCGTAGGCCTCCTGGAACAGGTCCGGCCCGGTTTCGACATTGATGCCGCCGCTGACGGGCAGGATGGCCCCGGTCACGTAGGATCCGCCGTGCCCGCACAGAAACTGCACCGCGGCGGCAATGTCCTCCGGCCGTCCCACCCGGCCGAGCGGCACCTGCCCCCCGACGCGGGCGCGCACATCCTCATCCGCCGTGGCGAAGGCGGTCATCTTGCTGACGAAGGGCCCGGGGGCGAGCGCGTTGACGGTGATGCGCCTTTGCGCAAGCTCCTTGGCAAGGATCCGCGTCAGGTGGTGGACCGCCGCCTTGGAGGCGGCGTAGCTGTAGGCCCGGTCGCCGTGGGCCGTTTCGCCCATGACGGAGCCCAAGTTGACCACCCGCGCCGGATCATCGTCGCTTGCCGCAGCTTCCAGCAACGGCAGCAGGCTTTGGGTAAGATGGAACAGCCCGGCCACATTCAGCCGCATCACCCGGTCCCAGGCCGCGTAGGGAAACGCGCCGAGCGTCTCGCCCCAACTGGTTCCGGCATTGTTCATCAGGATGTCGAGGCGCTCCGTCCGCCGGCCGATTTCCCCGGCGAGCGCGGAAATGCCCTCCTCCGTTGCCACATCGCCGCCAAAGCCTTCCGCCTTGCCGGAATACCCCATCGCGTTCAGGTCTTCGGCCGCGGCCACGCAGGCGTCCGCCTTACGGCTGGCGATGAGAACCCGCGCGCCCGCGGCAAGAAAGCCTTCGGCGGCCATGCGGCCGATGCCCGTTGCGCCGCCGGTCACCAGGGCGGTCTTGCCGGAGAGGCTGAACAATGTGTCCGGCGTCATGCCCGTTCCTTTGCAAACTGCTTTCTGAGGGTGAGTTTGGAGACCTTGCCCGTCGCCGTGAGCGGCAGGGAATCGACAAAGACCACGTCATCCGGCAGTTGCCATTTGGCAACCCGTTCCGCAAGAAGAGCAAGGAGTTCCTCCTTCTGCGGCTGCGCATCCCCGCGCGGCTGCACGATCAAGAG is a window of Roseibium salinum DNA encoding:
- a CDS encoding NAD(P)H-dependent flavin oxidoreductase, coding for MLKARALPKVLQNLRLPAAAAPLFIVSCPDLVIAQCKAGIIGSFPALNARDEPGGPVMLEVWLKRITEELDRYNQHNPDRPAAPFAVNQIVHRSNERLERDIDICTRWKVPVWITSMGARVEVNEAAHSCGGIALHDVINNTYAKKAIAKGADGLIAVAAGAGGHGGPQSPFALVREIREWFDGPLLLAGAVSTGEALLAARVLGADLGYIGSPFVAMDEADADPAYKEMMVKGGAEEVMTSALFTGHPGNYLRDSVRRAGLDPDNLPKDWDASVMPDDSPLPKAWREIWGAGHGIGAVKSVGPAAEVVDRIESEYRAAIERMRAEIC
- a CDS encoding MaoC family dehydratase, with amino-acid sequence MTGREAGVSSWYLIDQARIDAFAEVTGDHQFIHVDPDRAAATLFGGTIAHGFLTLSLLSVMGLEAQPKIDGAAMGINYGFDRVRFLTPVRAGSRVRGRFVLAALKRPRPGEIDITWQATVEIEGGRRPALVADWMNRFHLDDRVEE
- a CDS encoding SDR family oxidoreductase, with the translated sequence MTPDTLFSLSGKTALVTGGATGIGRMAAEGFLAAGARVLIASRKADACVAAAEDLNAMGYSGKAEGFGGDVATEEGISALAGEIGRRTERLDILMNNAGTSWGETLGAFPYAAWDRVMRLNVAGLFHLTQSLLPLLEAAASDDDPARVVNLGSVMGETAHGDRAYSYAASKAAVHHLTRILAKELAQRRITVNALAPGPFVSKMTAFATADEDVRARVGGQVPLGRVGRPEDIAAAVQFLCGHGGSYVTGAILPVSGGINVETGPDLFQEAYE